Within the Pseudomonas fulva genome, the region TGGCATGTCACGCTGCCTAACGTAAAATGGGCGCTGATTTACGGCGTGGTGCTGTGTACGGCCCGGGCAATGGGCGAGTTCGGGGCGGTATCGGTGGTTTCCGGGCACATCCGCGGCTACACCAACACCCTGCCGCTGCATATCGAGATTCTCTACAACGAATACAACATGGTCGCCGCGTTCAGCGTGGCCATCCTGCTGCTGGTGATGGCCCTGATCGTGCTGCTGCTGCGCCAGTGGAGCGAAGCGCGCCTGAGCCGCCAGCTCAAGGCGAACGACGATTGAACCCCTTTTGCCGGCGCCGCGCCCCCTGCGCGAACCGGCCAGACAGACACAGGTAGACACCATGAGTATCGAAGTCAGCGGCATCAACAAGCACTTTGGCCAGTTCAACGCGCTCAACAACATCAACCTGAACATCCAGAGCGGCGAGCTGGTCGCCCTGCTCGGCCCGTCCGGTTGCGGCAAGACCACCCTGCTGCGCATCATCGCCGGCCTGGAAACCCCGGACAGCGGCAACATCGTGTTCCACGGCGAAGACGTCTCCGAGCACGACGTGCGTGATCGCAAGGTCGGTTTCGTGTTCCAGCACTACGCCCTGTTCCGCCACATGACGGTGTTCGACAACGTCGCCTTCGGCCTGCGCATGAAGCCCAAGGGCGAGCGCCCCAACGAGAGCACCATCAAGAAGAAGGTCCATGACCTGCTCGGCTTGGTGCAGCTCGACTGGCTGGCCGACCGTTACCCGGAGCAGCTCTCCGGTGGCCAGCGCCAGCGCATCGCCCTGGCCCGCGCCCTGGCGGTGGAACCGAAGGTGCTGCTGCTCGACGAGCCCTTCGGCGCCCTCGACGCCAAGGTGCGCAAGGAGCTGCGCCGCTGGCTGGCGCGCCTGCACGAGGAAGTGCACCTGACCAGCGTGTTCGTCACCCACGACCAGGAAGAAGCCATGGAAGTGGCCGACCGCATCGTGGTGATGAACAAGGGCGTGGTCGAGCAGATCGGCTCGCCGGCCGAGGTGTACGAGAAGCCGGCCAGCGACTTCGTCTACCACTTCCTCGGTGATGCCAACCGCCTGTACGTCGGCGACGATCATCATGTGCTGTTCCGCCCCCACGAAGTGAGCCTGTCCAGCGAGGCGCTGGACGGTCACCAGGCCGGCGAGGTACGGGACATCCGCCTGCTTGGCGCCATCACCCGCATCACCCTGAAGGTCGAGGGCCAGGACGAGCTGATCGAAGCCGAAGTCGCCAAGGATCACCTCAGCCTCGACAACCTCGCCCGCGGCACCACCCTGTACTTCAAGCCCAAGGGCGGCAAGCCGGTGAGCACCGGCGTGTAACAAGAGCCGCAGGCGAGAACGCCCTGGCCACGCAGCCAGGGCGTTTTCATTTACGCCTTCGCCATCAGGGACCATGGGACGATTCAAGGAGAACGCGGAAGATCCCTGGCTTGGCGAACTGCCCAACTTTGTGGGAGCGGGCCATGCCCGCGAAATCACGGCCATGGGCCGTTCCCACAGGAGTTGCGGGAACCTCTGACTCGGCGTAATTGCCCAGTTCCTGTTGACGCGACTTGCGGGCAAAGACCAAGCGCCCGCCACCACAATATCCCACAAACGCTGCTTTCTCTTGGAGCCTGTTCAAAATCTCGCGAGCTAGAGCAATGCAAGGCCTAGGCGGCCCCACAAAAACAGGCGAGGACCGGTCGGAGTCGCGCCCGACTTTACGAGCTGTAAATGAGCAGTCCGACTGGGCTGGCAATCCAGCCTGTTTTTTAACGCAGCAGTGCCGACGCGCAGCAGACTTTGAACAGGTTCTCAGGCCACCTTGCGCTCACGTATGCAGGTCGGCCCGGCACGTTCGACCACTTCATGCTCGACCTCCTGGCGCAGGCCGAGGAGAAAGGCCGCTTCGGCGACCACGAACAGCGGCCCGATGATCAGCCCGGTGAGGTCGTCG harbors:
- a CDS encoding sulfate/molybdate ABC transporter ATP-binding protein translates to MSIEVSGINKHFGQFNALNNINLNIQSGELVALLGPSGCGKTTLLRIIAGLETPDSGNIVFHGEDVSEHDVRDRKVGFVFQHYALFRHMTVFDNVAFGLRMKPKGERPNESTIKKKVHDLLGLVQLDWLADRYPEQLSGGQRQRIALARALAVEPKVLLLDEPFGALDAKVRKELRRWLARLHEEVHLTSVFVTHDQEEAMEVADRIVVMNKGVVEQIGSPAEVYEKPASDFVYHFLGDANRLYVGDDHHVLFRPHEVSLSSEALDGHQAGEVRDIRLLGAITRITLKVEGQDELIEAEVAKDHLSLDNLARGTTLYFKPKGGKPVSTGV